The following are from one region of the Georgenia sp. M64 genome:
- the glgP gene encoding alpha-glucan family phosphorylase — MRAIRRFTVRTVLPEALKPLDTLAQNLRWSWHTPTREMFASLDPQLWEEVHGDPVALLGALDPRRLEKLAADRALVAQIRELDADLARYLSEPRWYQRDYADADKPSAVAYFSAEYGITAVLPQYSGGLGILAGDHLKSASDLGVPIVGVGLLYGAGYFKQSLTRDGWQHETYPLLDPDNLPLTLLREPDGTPARVSLDMPGGRTLSAQVWLAQVGRVPLLLLDSNILDNDEQARRVTDRLYGGSADHRLRQELLLGMGGVKAVRLYSRLTGSPKPEVYHCNEGHAGFLSVERMRELVEAEGLTFEAALEAVKAGTVFTTHTPVPAGISRYSTELVAQYFGGGAEIPGIPLDKVLALGAEDFEGGDRGVYNMAVMGLRAAKRANGVAKLHGRVSRGMFHQLWPGFDVREVPITSVTNGVHGPTWTDPAFAEMAERHLTPEQLATGEGWLLGPDAGGVDDAELWAVRRTLRSNLVTEARRRVRKSWIDRGASPAELGWTGDVLDPDVLTIGFARRVPTYKRLTLMLSDPERLSRLLTDPERPIQIIVAGKSHPDDELGVTLIQKLVQFADQVGVRERIVFLPNYDIAMAQSLMPGCDVWLNNPLRPLEASGTSGMKCALNGALNLSILDGWWDEWYDGRNGWAIPTADGVEDPAERDRLEAAALYTLLEDTVVPRFYERDADGVPRHWMEMVRHTLATLGPKVQATRMVQDYVRHLYTPVAVSSRRLDGEHQYVGADELAGWKARVRAAWPGVRVDHVEASGVADVVNVGDTVAVTVYADLGELEPADVQVQVVGGRVDEEDNLTEFRVFALEHTEVLEGGRHAFTGSYTLEFAGPFGYTARIVPSHPDLASFTELSLVTSAEH, encoded by the coding sequence GTGAGAGCCATCCGACGATTCACCGTCCGCACCGTCCTGCCCGAGGCACTGAAGCCGCTGGACACCCTCGCGCAGAATCTGCGGTGGTCCTGGCACACGCCGACCCGGGAGATGTTCGCCTCCCTCGACCCGCAGCTGTGGGAGGAGGTCCACGGCGACCCCGTCGCGCTCCTGGGCGCACTGGACCCGAGGCGGCTGGAGAAGCTCGCCGCCGACCGCGCGCTGGTCGCGCAGATCCGCGAGCTCGACGCCGACCTCGCCCGCTACCTGAGCGAGCCGCGCTGGTACCAGCGGGACTACGCCGACGCCGACAAGCCGTCCGCAGTGGCCTACTTCTCCGCCGAGTACGGCATCACCGCCGTGCTGCCGCAGTACTCGGGCGGACTGGGCATCCTCGCGGGCGACCACCTCAAGTCCGCCTCCGACCTCGGCGTCCCGATCGTGGGCGTGGGCCTGCTCTACGGCGCCGGCTACTTCAAGCAGTCCCTCACCCGTGACGGCTGGCAGCACGAGACCTACCCCCTGCTCGACCCCGACAACCTGCCGCTGACGCTCCTGCGCGAGCCGGACGGCACCCCGGCGCGCGTGTCGCTGGACATGCCCGGCGGACGGACCCTGAGCGCCCAGGTCTGGCTCGCCCAGGTCGGCCGCGTGCCCCTGCTCCTGCTCGACTCCAACATCCTCGACAACGACGAGCAGGCCCGCCGGGTCACCGACCGTCTCTACGGCGGCTCCGCCGACCACCGCCTGCGCCAGGAGCTGCTCCTGGGCATGGGCGGCGTCAAGGCCGTGCGCCTGTACTCCCGCCTCACGGGCTCGCCGAAGCCCGAGGTCTACCACTGCAACGAGGGCCACGCCGGGTTCCTCTCCGTGGAGCGGATGCGCGAGCTCGTCGAGGCCGAGGGCCTGACCTTCGAGGCTGCGCTGGAGGCCGTCAAGGCGGGCACCGTCTTCACCACCCACACCCCGGTGCCCGCCGGCATCTCCCGGTACAGCACCGAGCTCGTCGCGCAGTACTTCGGCGGCGGCGCGGAGATCCCGGGCATCCCCCTCGACAAGGTTCTCGCGCTCGGCGCGGAGGACTTCGAGGGCGGCGACCGGGGCGTGTACAACATGGCCGTCATGGGCCTGCGCGCGGCCAAGCGGGCCAACGGCGTGGCCAAGCTCCACGGACGCGTCTCGCGGGGCATGTTCCACCAGCTCTGGCCCGGTTTCGACGTCCGCGAGGTGCCCATCACCTCCGTCACCAACGGCGTCCACGGCCCGACCTGGACCGACCCGGCGTTCGCCGAGATGGCCGAGCGCCACCTCACCCCCGAGCAGCTCGCGACCGGTGAGGGCTGGCTGCTGGGCCCGGACGCCGGCGGCGTCGACGACGCCGAGCTCTGGGCGGTGCGCCGCACCCTGCGCAGCAACCTCGTCACCGAGGCGCGGCGCCGCGTGCGCAAGTCATGGATCGACCGCGGGGCCTCCCCGGCCGAGCTCGGCTGGACCGGCGACGTCCTCGACCCCGACGTCCTCACCATCGGCTTCGCCCGTCGGGTGCCCACCTACAAGCGCCTGACGCTCATGCTCTCGGACCCCGAGCGGCTCTCCCGCCTGCTCACCGACCCCGAGCGCCCGATCCAGATCATCGTCGCCGGCAAGTCCCACCCCGACGACGAGCTCGGGGTCACCCTCATCCAGAAGCTCGTCCAGTTCGCCGACCAGGTCGGGGTGCGCGAGCGGATCGTGTTCCTGCCGAACTACGACATCGCCATGGCCCAGTCCCTCATGCCCGGCTGCGACGTGTGGCTGAACAACCCGCTGCGCCCGCTCGAGGCGTCCGGCACGTCCGGGATGAAGTGCGCCCTCAACGGTGCGCTCAACCTCTCCATCCTCGACGGCTGGTGGGACGAGTGGTACGACGGCCGCAACGGCTGGGCGATCCCCACCGCGGACGGCGTCGAGGACCCCGCCGAGCGCGACCGCCTCGAGGCGGCCGCCCTGTACACCCTGCTCGAGGACACGGTGGTGCCGCGCTTCTACGAGCGGGACGCCGACGGCGTGCCGCGGCACTGGATGGAGATGGTCCGCCACACCCTGGCCACGCTCGGGCCGAAGGTGCAGGCCACCCGGATGGTCCAGGACTACGTGCGCCACCTCTACACCCCGGTCGCGGTGTCCTCGCGCCGGCTCGACGGCGAGCACCAGTACGTCGGGGCCGACGAGCTCGCCGGCTGGAAGGCCCGCGTCCGGGCCGCGTGGCCGGGGGTGCGCGTCGACCACGTCGAGGCGTCGGGGGTCGCCGACGTCGTCAACGTCGGCGACACCGTCGCGGTGACGGTCTACGCCGACCTCGGCGAGCTCGAGCCGGCCGACGTCCAGGTCCAGGTCGTCGGCGGCCGCGTGGACGAGGAGGACAACCTCACCGAGTTCCGGGTCTTCGCGCTCGAGCACACCGAGGTCCTGGAGGGTGGCCGGCACGCCTTCACGGGCTCCTACACCCTCGAGTTCGCCGGGCCCTTCGGCTACACCGCCCGGATCGTGCCCAGCCACCCGGACCTGGCGTCCTTCACGGAGCTGAGCCTGGTCACCAGCGCCGAGCACTGA
- a CDS encoding alpha-1,4-glucan--maltose-1-phosphate maltosyltransferase, whose protein sequence is MPAPYAPVGRIPVVEVSPVLEDGRWPAKATVGEAFPVRATVFREGHDAVAATAVLVAPDGSDHSRVAMRDVAPGLDRYEAWLVPDAPGDWGFRVEGWSDPYATWAHDATIKVDAGVDVGLMMTEGALVLGRAAEAPGLDDGARAVLTDAVAALRDARRPPQARMAAATSPDVRAVLAAHPLREMVSPSATYPVVVHRERALYGSWYEMFPRSVGAHLDKETGTWTPGTLRTAAEDLPRIAGMGFDVVYLTPVHPIGLTNRKGRNNTLGATEQDPGSPYGIGSWEGGHDAIHPDLGTFEDFDAFVGRARELGMEVALDIALQASPDHPWVSEHPEWFTTRADGSIAYAENPPKKYQDIYPLNFDNDPEGIYVAIRDMLDLWVEHGVTAFRVDNPHTKPLSFWQRLLAEYHERHPEVIFLAEAFTRPAMMRTLGAIGFHQSYTYFTWRTRKDEIGDYLLELARETDARVRPSFWPTTHDILTPYMQQGGVTAFAIRAVLAATGSPTWGIYSGYELVEHVARPGAEEQIDNEKYELKERDFARAGDHGIATLLTALNRLRRAHPALQRLRNVTVHPTSDDGILCFSKHVPADQSPTGTADTVVVVVNLDPFLTREGVVHLDLAALGVTPGGEPGAPAIAVSDELSGQTYYWGPDPFVRLDPHAQVAHVLSVRPL, encoded by the coding sequence GTGCCGGCGCCGTACGCCCCGGTCGGACGCATCCCCGTGGTCGAGGTCTCCCCCGTCCTGGAGGACGGCCGGTGGCCGGCCAAGGCCACCGTGGGCGAGGCGTTCCCGGTCCGGGCGACCGTCTTCCGGGAGGGGCACGACGCGGTCGCGGCCACCGCGGTCCTCGTCGCGCCCGACGGCAGCGACCACTCCCGGGTCGCGATGCGCGACGTCGCCCCCGGCCTCGACCGCTACGAGGCCTGGCTCGTCCCGGACGCGCCCGGTGACTGGGGCTTCCGGGTCGAGGGCTGGTCCGACCCGTACGCCACCTGGGCCCACGACGCCACGATCAAGGTCGACGCCGGCGTCGACGTCGGCCTCATGATGACCGAGGGGGCGCTGGTGCTCGGCCGGGCGGCCGAGGCCCCGGGCCTGGACGACGGCGCCCGCGCCGTCCTCACCGACGCCGTCGCCGCCCTGCGCGACGCGCGCCGGCCCCCCCAGGCGCGGATGGCCGCCGCGACGTCCCCCGACGTCCGCGCGGTGCTGGCCGCGCACCCCCTGCGGGAGATGGTCTCGCCGTCGGCCACGTACCCCGTCGTCGTGCACCGCGAGCGCGCCCTGTACGGGTCCTGGTACGAGATGTTCCCCCGGTCCGTCGGCGCGCACCTGGACAAGGAGACCGGCACCTGGACGCCGGGGACCCTGCGCACCGCCGCGGAGGACCTGCCGCGGATCGCCGGGATGGGGTTCGACGTCGTCTACCTCACCCCCGTCCACCCGATCGGCCTGACCAACCGCAAGGGCCGCAACAACACCCTGGGGGCGACCGAGCAGGACCCGGGCTCGCCGTACGGGATCGGCTCGTGGGAGGGCGGGCACGACGCCATCCACCCGGACCTGGGCACGTTCGAGGACTTCGACGCCTTCGTCGGCCGGGCGCGGGAGCTGGGCATGGAGGTGGCCCTGGACATCGCCCTGCAGGCCTCGCCCGACCACCCGTGGGTGAGCGAGCACCCGGAGTGGTTCACCACGCGGGCGGACGGCTCGATCGCCTACGCCGAGAACCCCCCGAAGAAGTACCAGGACATCTACCCGCTGAACTTCGACAACGACCCCGAGGGCATCTACGTCGCGATCCGCGACATGCTCGACCTGTGGGTCGAGCACGGGGTCACCGCGTTCCGAGTGGACAACCCGCACACCAAGCCGCTGAGCTTCTGGCAGCGCCTGCTCGCGGAGTACCACGAGCGTCACCCCGAGGTGATCTTCCTCGCCGAGGCCTTCACCCGGCCGGCGATGATGCGCACGCTCGGCGCGATCGGCTTCCACCAGTCGTACACGTACTTCACCTGGCGGACCCGCAAGGACGAGATCGGCGACTACCTGCTCGAGCTCGCCCGGGAGACCGACGCCCGCGTCCGGCCGAGCTTCTGGCCCACCACGCACGACATCCTCACGCCCTACATGCAGCAGGGCGGGGTCACCGCGTTCGCGATCCGGGCCGTCCTGGCGGCCACCGGCTCGCCCACGTGGGGCATCTACTCCGGCTACGAGCTGGTCGAGCACGTCGCCCGGCCCGGCGCCGAGGAGCAGATCGACAACGAGAAGTACGAGCTCAAGGAGCGCGACTTCGCGCGCGCCGGCGACCACGGCATCGCGACCCTGCTCACCGCCCTCAACCGGCTGCGCCGGGCGCACCCCGCCCTGCAGCGGCTGCGCAACGTCACCGTCCACCCCACCAGCGACGACGGGATCCTGTGCTTCTCCAAGCACGTCCCCGCCGACCAGTCGCCCACCGGCACGGCGGACACGGTCGTCGTGGTCGTCAACCTCGACCCCTTCCTCACCCGCGAGGGCGTCGTCCACCTCGACCTCGCGGCCCTGGGCGTCACACCGGGCGGCGAGCCCGGCGCCCCCGCGATCGCGGTGAGCGACGAGCTGAGCGGCCAGACGTACTACTGGGGGCCCGACCCGTTCGTCCGGCTGGATCCGCACGCCCAGGTGGCCCACGTCCTGAGCGTGAGGCCGCTGTGA